The following proteins come from a genomic window of Nitrospira sp.:
- a CDS encoding octanoate-[acyl-carrier-protein]-protein-N-octanoyltransferase, with product MIDVNTLISPHLRSPYTHVGAVRIFSEPVPYLIAWEIQSRLHEERLLGLQPDTVLILEHSPVYTLGRRSRPSHWGGSESALCTDGTELHHVNRGGSVTFHGPGQIVVYPVIKLDRHASGPRQLVWLLEEVIIQVLELWNITGSRVVGKPGVWIMTPEPWKIAFLGIRIEHGVTLHGFALNVDLDLAPFQRIQPCGFPDCRVTSMSAIRQTAVPIDIVKQELARTFAAVFAFNWSTVT from the coding sequence ATGATCGATGTGAACACCTTGATATCTCCGCATTTGAGGTCTCCTTACACTCATGTGGGTGCGGTCCGCATCTTTTCAGAACCGGTCCCCTATCTCATCGCGTGGGAAATACAGTCTCGCTTGCATGAGGAGCGTCTCCTCGGTCTCCAACCGGATACTGTTCTGATTCTTGAACATTCTCCCGTCTATACGCTTGGACGTAGGAGTAGGCCGTCGCATTGGGGAGGCAGTGAATCAGCGTTGTGCACTGATGGGACGGAACTGCACCACGTCAATCGTGGAGGATCCGTCACTTTTCATGGTCCCGGACAGATTGTCGTCTATCCAGTGATCAAGCTTGATCGGCATGCGTCGGGGCCCAGGCAATTGGTCTGGTTACTAGAAGAAGTGATTATTCAGGTACTCGAACTCTGGAACATTACCGGCTCTCGTGTCGTTGGCAAACCTGGTGTGTGGATCATGACTCCGGAACCATGGAAAATCGCTTTTTTGGGCATACGAATTGAGCACGGCGTGACATTGCATGGGTTCGCTCTGAATGTTGATTTGGATCTGGCGCCGTTCCAACGGATCCAGCCCTGCGGATTTCCTGATTGCCGTGTGACCTCCATGTCTGCCATACGTCAAACAGCTGTCCCAATTGATATCGTCAAGCAGGAACTCGCTCGGACCTTTGCGGCGGTGTTTGCCTTCAACTGGTCGACTGTTACATGA
- a CDS encoding RNA polymerase sigma factor RpoD — translation MKEGLRVSDEMEIQKTFVADVDADDAKASGMLGVISREVEESGADEKTQPVMRTSRGASPFLLESLYFRSFGDRGLLTREEETTIAKRVDHGTRRIRVALRQAIRALFKSKRTPALADSVKVLQMVRRLSGLSATALDNAESALSTALNPSDPDLKLTPATAKVLKALLDEIRAARVILEQGKDELVRCNLRLVVDVAKHYTGRGLSLLDLVQEGNIGLMKAAERYQYRKGFKFSTYATWWIRQGITRALADQSRTIRIPVHQTEASHRILRVMRRLGQQFGRPARLEEIAHVLRMRPERLRETVLAFQEPVALETPIGDGDTQFGDMIPDQQAVPPDAHVHRSELTEQLDRILSILTPREQTVIRLRFGIGYDEASTLEQVGQSLSVTRERIRQIEAKALKKLKTPQIKELFAAIK, via the coding sequence ATGAAAGAAGGACTGCGAGTCTCGGACGAGATGGAGATACAGAAAACATTCGTTGCCGACGTCGATGCCGATGATGCCAAGGCGAGCGGCATGCTGGGAGTAATCAGCCGTGAGGTGGAAGAGTCCGGAGCGGATGAGAAGACCCAGCCGGTCATGCGTACAAGCCGCGGCGCCAGCCCGTTTCTCTTAGAATCCTTATACTTCCGATCGTTCGGCGATCGGGGGCTTTTGACCCGGGAAGAAGAAACGACGATCGCCAAGCGGGTGGACCATGGAACACGGCGCATTCGTGTTGCTCTGCGCCAAGCCATAAGAGCCTTGTTCAAATCTAAACGGACCCCTGCTCTTGCCGACAGCGTTAAAGTACTCCAGATGGTCAGACGGTTGAGCGGGCTTTCGGCTACGGCGTTGGACAATGCCGAAAGTGCCTTAAGCACCGCCCTTAATCCGTCGGACCCAGACTTAAAACTTACTCCAGCTACAGCAAAGGTACTGAAGGCGTTGCTCGATGAAATCCGTGCCGCTAGGGTTATCCTGGAGCAAGGCAAAGATGAACTCGTACGGTGTAATCTTCGTTTAGTGGTGGATGTTGCCAAACATTACACAGGGCGAGGATTGAGCTTGCTCGATCTCGTACAAGAAGGGAACATCGGTCTGATGAAAGCGGCCGAGCGGTATCAGTATCGAAAAGGATTCAAATTCAGCACCTATGCGACGTGGTGGATTCGGCAGGGCATTACTCGGGCGCTTGCGGATCAATCAAGAACGATCCGCATACCGGTCCACCAAACCGAAGCCTCGCATCGAATCCTGCGTGTGATGCGGAGACTTGGACAACAGTTTGGACGTCCCGCCCGCTTGGAAGAGATTGCCCATGTGCTGCGTATGAGACCTGAGCGGCTGCGCGAGACTGTGCTGGCCTTTCAGGAGCCAGTGGCCCTGGAAACTCCGATCGGTGATGGAGATACGCAGTTCGGGGATATGATTCCGGACCAGCAGGCAGTTCCGCCAGACGCTCATGTCCACCGAAGTGAACTGACGGAACAACTGGACCGTATCTTAAGCATCCTCACACCTCGTGAGCAAACCGTCATCAGACTCCGCTTCGGCATCGGCTACGATGAAGCCAGCACTTTGGAGCAAGTCGGCCAAAGCTTGTCCGTGACACGAGAGCGTATCCGCCAAATTGAGGCAAAAGCGCTTAAGAAGCTGAAGACTCCTCAGATCAAGGAGCTCTTCGCAGCCATCAAGTAA
- a CDS encoding Glu/Leu/Phe/Val dehydrogenase, producing the protein MQELDTPTFRLAVAQFDQAAEAMGLDPNLRERLKLPQRSLVVSLPVRMDDGHVEVFTGYRVQHDSSRGPSKGGVRYHPDVNLGEVAALAMWMTWKCALAGLPYGGAKGGVTVVPKQLSPAELQRLTRRYAAEIFPLIGPDKDVPAPDVGTDAQVMAWIMDTYSQQVGYAVPGVVTGKPLSIGGSLGREEATGRGVVYVTQEVLHHLKLPIENATVAIQGFGNVGSHTAHIMQQQGARVIAVSDVHGGIYNPKGLNVMELLRRDPSQRLHDTKLGDAITNEELLGLECTVLVPAALSEQITSKNANSLRCRILSEGANGPTTLEADCILADKDIFVIPDILANSGGVIVSYFEWVQDLQRFFWSASDIRNRLQGIITSAFQRTLHFSIERRVSMRMAALMSGIDQVAQAHLQRGLYP; encoded by the coding sequence ATGCAAGAGCTTGATACACCGACCTTTCGCCTGGCCGTCGCTCAGTTCGATCAGGCAGCGGAAGCGATGGGACTTGATCCAAATCTCCGCGAACGTCTGAAACTTCCACAGCGGTCTCTCGTCGTCAGCCTTCCGGTTCGGATGGACGACGGACACGTGGAGGTTTTTACGGGTTACCGCGTACAACATGATTCATCACGGGGTCCGTCCAAGGGGGGCGTGCGTTACCATCCCGACGTGAATCTCGGTGAGGTGGCCGCTCTTGCAATGTGGATGACATGGAAATGCGCGTTGGCCGGCTTACCGTATGGCGGAGCGAAAGGCGGAGTCACCGTTGTGCCGAAGCAATTGTCACCCGCCGAGTTACAGCGGCTGACACGGCGATACGCCGCGGAGATTTTCCCCTTGATCGGTCCCGACAAGGATGTACCGGCCCCAGATGTAGGGACCGACGCTCAGGTCATGGCATGGATCATGGATACTTATAGTCAGCAAGTCGGCTATGCCGTTCCTGGAGTGGTAACCGGCAAGCCTCTTTCGATCGGAGGAAGCCTGGGCCGTGAAGAAGCGACAGGACGCGGAGTTGTTTACGTAACGCAAGAGGTACTTCATCACCTCAAGTTGCCGATTGAAAATGCCACGGTGGCGATTCAAGGATTCGGAAATGTTGGTTCACACACCGCCCACATCATGCAGCAACAAGGTGCACGCGTCATTGCCGTCAGCGATGTACACGGTGGAATTTATAATCCCAAAGGGTTGAATGTCATGGAGTTGCTTCGTCGTGACCCTAGCCAACGGTTGCATGACACCAAGCTCGGGGATGCGATCACAAACGAGGAACTCCTGGGATTAGAGTGTACCGTTCTCGTACCGGCCGCCCTCTCGGAACAGATCACAAGCAAAAACGCGAATTCTTTAAGGTGTCGAATTTTATCTGAAGGAGCGAACGGTCCGACGACTTTGGAGGCCGACTGCATCCTTGCAGATAAAGACATCTTCGTCATCCCGGATATTCTCGCTAACTCCGGCGGCGTCATTGTCTCTTACTTTGAATGGGTGCAGGACCTGCAGCGATTTTTCTGGAGCGCCTCAGACATCCGAAATCGGCTGCAAGGCATTATCACGTCCGCTTTTCAGCGAACACTTCATTTTTCGATCGAGCGCCGAGTGTCGATGCGCATGGCAGCCCTCATGAGTGGAATTGATCAAGTTGCCCAAGCACATCTCCAGCGTGGATTGTATCCCTAA